ttgcattattatgtttaactcgaTTGGCTGTAATGATCGaaacaaaaaaagcaaatgGTTTGTGTACAgatgtacagataaaaaatataaattgtggccacgtagctattgaTTTAGAAAAAGGATTTATTAAGgctaatattgtattttatttaaactgtacacaaatcTTATGCATCTTTTTGCTTTGACCATTATTTAATGGCCATTTGACTTTAAAGTAatatgagttaaacataataatgcattaaaattaaatttttgaaaaaaaaatgacatcaacCTAACGTGCCCCTTTAATATTGGATTGAtatcatttattgaattaaaagtgatatttgcaaatttaaacaatctttctTTTACGTGAGCAATTCGAAATAGATATAACTAATCGGATTTACAAGTTCGAACAGGGGATCGTACATGATGTGTACGTTAATATGAGGGGTCACATTATTAGTAGAGATTAAGTCAAAGATGTAAAATTAAACGAACTAAGAGGGCAACAAAGGCCCTATATCTCACTCTCACTGGGTGCCATACCATATATTGTCAGGAACTTGGCCTAGATCGAGATGAGACAAACACGTTGTTGAGGTTGAGTACAAAATGTGGCCTGTAGAccaaagtttcattaagatcggcaaaacaatgtatttgaattattaaaatcgCCTTCGGTATGCCCTTTTCAAGGCAAAAAAAGGAAATTAGGAAAATGCAAGAACAAGAATACAGTTCATATATTATAAGCACTCAATGTTACTCTGTCAATGCTAGTCTTATGAAATTCTTGTAAAATTTTCagatttttcttcaaattttcaCAGGACCTTTATCATAAAACTGATGTTCAATGAAGATTGGTGGCTTAAAAATGTGGCTTATTTCGCATAAATGTACAGAAATCATGCATATTACGTGATGGTGTTCAAAATCATGAGGCCGCGTTCAACATACTAAACTAtcttattatttcatataaaattgtttaactttaaaaacagGAAGGTTTTAGAGATGAAATAAAGAAGATTGCTGCCCTTGTCCCCTTGAACTGGAGACGAACcagcagtgaccttgaagtttGGCCTATACATCCGTATTCAATAGTGAACATCAACTGCATAAGATCAGTGACACTGTGAATATTACAAATGAATGGGATAGATGGACGTAAAAAGTACCACTTTGGCCAGCCCGCATACCAAGTataagttcctgggtccaagcgttctatagttattgagcgaaAACGAAGTgcattattgatcggaaaccattttcagctgaaggtcaccgtgaccttgacgtttAACGCACTAATCACAAAATTAAAATGGGAACTCTACTAGTCATTTCCAattggcataccaagtatgaagttccagGACCAAAAGGATATTTAGTTATCGAGCAGAAACCCTGTTTTTCTTAACCTCTATGtcaccgcgaccttgaccttctattctcaaaatcaatagggtcatctaatagtcatgatcAACTGTCATTccaactatgaagttcctgggtgcaagcgttctttagttaatGAGCGGAAAGGTCACCGCggccttgacatttgacctactgatttCAACacccataggggtcatctactagtcatgtcCAACTAGCATAcaaagttcctgggtgcaagcgttctttagttaatgaacggaaaacatttttcactttaaggtcaccgccaacttgcgaccttgacctttgacattctgattaaaaaaaatcaatccgggtcatctactagtcacgACCATGACTATGACGGCTACAATAGTTTTTGATTGTTGAGGAGCAAAACGGTGGTTTAAAATACATGACGAACACAGTTTTGTgctttatatacttttatttcaagaTGTTAAATAAATTCCTCAAAACTGTTCATAGTTTACAAGTGTACCTACATTCTtgtacttaaaaataaattcaaacatgGTAAACTGTACTAATAAATGAGCATTTCACTCTGTTTATGGTTTCTTGTGTTCAACTTTCTCTGGGGACAATAACATGGAAATACTGATCCATGATAAACAGGTACATTGTTCACATAACAAACTTTTGAACAAAACGGAAATattgttcagaaaaaaataatgaattaacaaTGAAATGTGGATACAGCATGAAATGcagtatattgaaaacaaacaaacccaTAACAGAGTTGCCTTATCATCAACGGATGTGTAGTTACCCATCAAGACTGCCTTGACTGATTTTCTCCACAAGAATAAATAGTCAGCAGTTCAGAACTTTGCTAAAGTTAACATCGttacgttttaaatattttcctctctggaagtttaatggatttAATTGTGATCTTCCGTGTTTCTATTATAAACAAGATTCGAgacaacttttaaatttaaaatcacattatcaaatatttcgaAAGTCTACAGTTATTTTCATTAGAATAATTTCCTTTAATAGTCTAATATCTCTTTAAATTCTCttaaaaacacaacacaaataATACCGAAAAAAATAACTGTTCTTAGCTAAATACGGTTACTATACATTATACAAGGGACTTAAGTTGTTCAAGAAATtgagacaaaatataataagttgATAACTTCtgaaatgctttattttcattgacatttttaagaatacacattttttttttaacaaatcaataATGAATTCAAAACTTTCCCCAAGCTAGAAATACTTAAGAGGTTTTATGAACGTCATCCCTGGCTTTTGTTTCATGTTTACCCACTCAagttttttgttgaaaataatatacttcaatatCAATATAACCCTCTAACAATATAGCAAACACTTGCAGTAAAATATATGGCATCTAAAGTGATGTTACGGATTTCCAACAATGATATTTGTACAAACATGgctataaaaatatgatttacatacatttacataatgGTTTCAGAGACTATGGAGAAGACAACATGATCATAAAATCATGATTTAAAATCTATCAGATAATCTAGAACAATGAGATTTACTTGGCCTTTAAATACTGAGAATAATACAGTCACTGCTGAAAACCTATTAATACATgaacttcattttaaaatcttagCCCTTaagaattttgaaatacattactGGTATTACGAATAAAAATTCTACCTGGTGAACaccaatattcaatatttcacttgtgaaataaatCTTTTGGTGcccactcggtgaaatatataacgatcctacactgaaacaaacaattatcctcaatttatcaaaatcatgagttgcaaaaaataatttaagtccAAGTTCTTCAAAATGTTTCCAATAAAATCACATTTGGAGCTCCTgggtcatttttatcgaaaacaacctctgatgcATGCCGATacattagtagaagtagttcgtaaaattttgaattatattaaaaaataatttattaatgaaatgtagTGTTTGAGCTTTTAgcttttaaattgattgccagtgaagtttattattgtaaacattattaagatttccaagagttaagtcattaaattaatctgctaaattgaaataactacgcgatctacttgcagcctAGTTTAAGTTTACTGATTTCTGACAAAGTAAACCGTCCTTATACATCTGAGGTAGGTGTCGTAgaaaatagccgaggagttccgaatgataaaatcaaactgaatattttttgcagtaatttttaacaattaaatccCCAATATAACCTTTATCCATTTTAATACTTCACGGCAAGAGTTTCTCTTCCCTTTTACATAGATTACAAAGTTGTCtctacaaaatataaacaacaccTATCTAAAACTACTGGTATGTTATCACAGTCACAAATGTTCCGCCCTCAAACCAGCGTGCTAACAAACTAGTATTATACAAGCGAGTGCAGTCATATACATGgtcaaaaatttaaaatatatatcatattgttaTATCAATTACAACACTAAAAGTGTTGTTGTAGATTAAAGACTTATCATTACTCTCTCTGAATATACATGTCGTCATTCAACCCTTTTGGCACCATAGTCGCCATAATTCAACAGACTCAACTTTGAGACTGCCGATGTCCAGTATAGTTACATACAGAAGTTTAGTATGTActtgtaattatacatttagCAGCAAaagggtttatgttttaaacttttataagCTAGTTAATTATAGTGCCATTTCtcataatgcattttttcccaattttgaTTACAAATTGCCAAGTGAACCCAATCAATATTTGTATCAGTTCAAAAGAGTTCTTTCATCTGATTttacttacatgtacatgtacaatttacAAACTAAAAAGCATGTAAAAAAGCATGTAAAAAAGCATGTAAAAAAAGATGTTAAGATTTATTAGTTGTGAACTTTTTGTCCTCACTTCTATTCAACAGTATACATGTACCTAACATGAAGCAAcgattattattaaaataatacagaaatgAAAAGTGCAAAGGCAGTAAATAAGTTAAATTTTACCATacttcaaattattatttcttaattttctcaAATCACTTTAGGAAAAAAAttggaattttaaaaacaggaaattatgacaatgcacatacatgtatgaaaaatCAGTGAGGCAAATATCTTTCACGAGCTCATGGCAACAACAGCAAGTAAAGCCAGTtctaaaatcaatcaaaatgatcTCCTCTCAAACTTCTTAGGCTTACTAGAATGAActgttaaaaagttaaaatgaatattaaaagaTTCAGATCAATTAAGACCATTGATGAAAACATACTAACGGCCCCAAAAATGCTTTGGTAAAAAATGGAAATGGTTGATAGAATCTACAGATGTTTCAATgtgcaaaattatttttttcgtaaagatatatgatttttttgacTGTTGATCATATTTAAGCTACAAAAAGCAGGGGTCAAGATACACTATGGTTACATAAGCATGGCAGTTTTACCCGTATAAAAGATATGCTTGCACACAGTACAGTCAATCAACATCAAGGCAAGATTATAGTAGACAGAAATGTGCTGGAAATGGCAAACACTCCTACTTGACAACTGTTGTAAAGGCTGGTGAGTGATTAGAATGGGCTTGGCACATTGTATCAGAATTGCATCAGTTTGTTTAAGTTTCATTGTGAAACAGTTTTATTAACACAATATGAATCACACTTTGATAAATTTTCCTGGGAACATGACAGTACCGggtcagtattcataaaacgCCTGAAGTCATGTCCTTACCTACGTCATATTCTGAATGTATGTATTTCACTAGCTACTGTGATATCATTTATATTGGTGTCCTTGAATTTTTTTCTGATTTCAGaattaaatgtcaacattttgtttggatcttgaattcgtggataaGTTAACCCACAGAATCAATGAAAATTAATGTCCCAcgaatatttatgatttcaaaGTATATGATATCAAAGTATATGATATAATTACTTCATTATAGAAATACTACCTAATTTTCAATGAAGTTTAATATATGGAGATTAtcacttaaatgtaaaaaaacaaaaacttaaattaacaatatatttttgcaatagaagacttcagttaggaaatgattttataaatactgGCCCTGTTGTCCCATATAAGAGGCCATAAGAACGAGCGCCTTACGAGGTTCTAACTCACAACCTCTTTTGTAAGTGTGGTTAAACAATATGATTGTATATAGACTTCTGTCTCTATGTTATGCCATAATGCACATGAACTATCGTAGTTCAAATTAATACAATGCTGGAGATGGTAGAATATATGTGTTCATATATTGGGATAATAGTAGCCACTGCACAAACTACAATTGTGCCCGCTTTGCGGGTAAAAATACTAAGTGATGATAGTTAATATAACTTGAACAAAGAAATGTATACCAAATTTAAATGTAGGGATATTGAACACCTTTGAAAGCTAATATTCATATACAGGGCCTTTAAGCACTAATGTCTTGATTCTTGATTGTCTGAATTTAGggggaaataaaatatttccaataatGGTAAAACctgttttaagatattttcaCCAATATTCACCCTGAATGCATCAGATGTagaaattttacaataaaataagatTATAAGCATTTTTGAGTCTCCTacatattaaagtaaaaattggGCCAGAAGTAAAAAAGTTTCGAGGCCATCAAAAGCCTTTACAAAAATACAGCTATCGGTTAAcaagaacataaaaataaaatatactgtGACTTTGCCCCTACAGGCCACTTAATGCTATGACATCATTTGTTCTGCTAGTCCTAAAGTGTGGACCAATTGTTCAAGACTTCATTACAGTTAACAATATTCttaacatcatcgttgttaactttcaaatcagCTTTGCTCAGGAAGTTTTAACAGATACGCTTCTGATCCACATTATTCCtaacaagatatgagacaactgttaCAGCTGAATTGTCTTATTTAAGTACATGAgcaaatcatataatattttgctttcaaaagttaacaacgatgtcgttaatcacattgttaactgtaacaaagttttgaacaaaagGGCCAATGTTGAAACTATGTCTCTATTTGAGCAGTGTATTTAACAACCGTATGAATGCATCTAATCTAGAAGgaatgcaaaataaacactatttcTGTACAATTTACAAGTCACAATATTATGCACTGTGACAACACCCTTACTGGTTTTTCTTCAAAGCAGTGACATAGATGGTTTCTTCACTGAGGTTAAGATAGGTTCTACCTTTAAATGTTAACTGGCCCTAAATATTTCCAACAGTCATATATTGCTGACTTgttgaaacacaaaacacacattAATTGTGCTCCCACAATAAAAATAAGTAGAAGATAGTAGATAATATGACTCTTTGTTCACAGCAAGAACTCATAAATTTGTTGGTTAAGATATCTGACCCAAAACTATAAAATTACAGCTGCCTCGTGCTACATATCATTTTGGTATTGTTTGAAAGCATTGtgtttgcagatttgtttgattttttttactgaaaaggaTTACATCATATACCTCTGATTTCaggtaaaataaaaagaaaatatacgAACTGTAACAACTTATTGTATGACACACATTCTGtcatacattttacatattatttatttactagTTAGCATATACCTTCCAAATAATACCTAAATCATATGGGGTTACCAGGCATCAAACTTTAACATTAATGTTACTAGAAGCTAACCGAGAACTAGCCAAATTATACACAAAGAGAGCTGTAAGTCCtctgttttataatataaagccattcatttttgttataacaATAGCCTGACAAATATTTATGCATAGACAATCCATAAACACCATAAAGTATTCATTATTCGAAAGTAGTTACACAAGGACTGCATAAgaacaaagataaaaataacaatgaaggaaacattgaaacattattCTTCGCACAAAAACATGAACTTGGTATAAGAATCCAAACATGAATGAGGATTGAAATGATGACACATGATAAGCCATGTATGTGATATCATAAATGACAAGGTAGTGACACAGTGTTTGAAAGCCTAGGGTAAACCACAACGGCTACTGAATTCAAAACTGTCTGAGGTGAACGTGCATTAAAAACGTTGAAGGTTACCAGAAGCGACACTCTCCATCTTTCCACTTACATTTCATCTCCAAGAAgaaattgtttttgtcagaGAAAAAGACAGCTACTTTCAATCCAAACACTATCTTTACAGTAAATGGCCTTCCTTGAACTGTTATCGAATCTCCCTCCAATTATTCAACACCCCTTTTCAATCATTCCAACTCGCCAAATTAGTGAACTAACACTTAGCCAGCGTCTGACCATTCACTCAATGACCccttataaatatttaacatgtttaacaattatttaacatCCTATTCCAATCATTCCACATCACCTTCCTGAAGCAGGTTAATGTCCACGTATGGTTCAGAGGGGGAGGGTTGTGGGGGTATCACTTGCATTGAACCATCCGCCCCCTGATGTTGAACGACAGCTGGGGTCAGAGGGGGAAGTTCGAAAGTCGGATCTGTGGATGCCTCGGCAAGATTCGTGATGGATTTTGACTTGACGCACTGGAAGTCAACATGGCGACTCTTCGCTTCCTCCTTCTCCCATGACATGCGAAGAAAGGGTCGCTGTACATAGTTGTAgataactgaaaaataaacatacatgtccGTTTATTTATCTGTAGCACACATTGTTGGAATTTCCTTTaagttaaatacataaaagccTATATAAGGCTACCAAATACCCATTTTCTCTGAAAAGGCAGCGattgtaatacaaatatatctGTAGGTGAAGGTTATAGCGTTATTAGGGTCCGgttgaaacattttataacatgcaAAATATGGGCATATTTTGTTTGTGCTCTCCACTCATGCATATAAGCTTTATAAAATCCCAAATAATTTTTCAGAACAAGGGAGTAAAAAACAATGGAAGGATGGACAAAGCGGCAAACATATGCATGTCATATTCACGGTTGTTCCAAAAAATCTTAATACAATGACTGTAACTACACATGTAAATATGGCCAGGCAAACATTTTCACcaagttttatgtaaataactCTTTCTGATTTTAtggtcaaaatttaacattatgcaaaataacTACAAGGACCTAGGCTAACTAcataactttaaacatatttatttttcaccaattgcgaaacatgtttttacaacattaaataaatcactcttgttggcacaatgttacaTTTAAGTGTGGTCTCCTGTTACTGGGGAAACCCGAGTACCCACAGGatacccacttgtccggcttggtgaccacaaaccctTTTCACTTTCACTACATTGACATTCATCTTTCAGTAAAGAACAGGCATAAAAATTTAACACTTAAAATATATCCATATCGAAAATCATTACCCTCTGGCCTGCCCCCTCTCCTACGCCTAATTTTCTCCTTGTATGTTGGGTAGCCCTCTATGCCAATTTTGATTTTCTTGAGGCCGCGGTCCTTTAGCACCTGTTTGGCAACCTCTCTGTTCTCAATGTACTTGAAGAACCGATGCATGTTGCCGCTGTATATGACTGAAATAATCATCATCTCATGAAAAACAATTGTACATCATTAATTACATACCACTCAACTCAGTTTCTTGCATAAGAAAATATTACGGTAACATGCTTAAAGCAAGTTACAACTCATGCAAAGACATGATTTCAAGAAGTatcaaacatgttaaacaaaaagaggaaaataatgttttttgtataatttaagtTGCGTTGAATAGAAAGAGATCGCAAAACCAAGTTTGTTTGGATTAACTTaattgtgtaccaagtttgttTGGATTAACTTAATTGTATCCAAGTTTGTATGGATTAGCTTAATTGTGACTATGACAATTACTTCTTTActtcaaaacacattttgtgaAGGAAAAGGGCTTTACTTTGTGGATTGTCATCGCCCATCTGTGGAGGGTACTCCTCATCCCAGTCCACAATGTCGTCGTCACACAGCACCACGATATGGCACTCTCTGTCGCCTCTCTGGAATATACAATGTATGGTATAATGGTCTCATTTCCCAATGCAGAAACTGGTAAAATCAGTAAAGGATGATAAACAAACGGGCTGTGTTTGTTAGATTAAGGCGTCTATCAATAGATAAGAAATACGGTGGTTTTCTTGAGGAATATAATCTGATTTTAACCCATGACTGAGTCATTCTATCTATATGAAAAAAACTCttacacagaaacaaacaatttgatatATGACATTCACtcaatcattatttaaagaaagttCTTTATCTAAAGATATTGCATTGTATGATATAAGAAGACATCTATGAGGGTATAGTGATTTTATGACAGAAAGTTTTCATAACCCTGAGCAAGGACACACATGTCAGGCATGTACTTCCACGAGGGAAAGATGTCATTAAAAAGTGTCATTCATGTAATCTAACCAACCTGAGCACATGCACACATCTGAGGCATGATCATCTCCTCGAGGAAAAGATGGAACTGCTGTCTTGCACCCTCGTTGGACAGCTCGTGTAGTAACGACCCTGAAAATATGGATGAAAACATCAAGGCTAAATACATACAATGGTTCAGTTCACAACACATGCAGGTGCGTCAACATACACGCTTAAGTTGATACAATTTAAGATACGCCTTAAGATACATAATTTTGAAGCTATGCTTTAACATACATGCATAAGCAAATATGCTTTGAGACACATACTTTAGCAGATATGCTTTAACATACATGCACTAGCAGATATGCTTTGAGACACATGCTTTTTTCAGATATGCCTAAACATACATGCTTTAACATACATGCTTTAAGACACATGCTTTAGCAGATAATTCTTAAACATACATGCACTAGCAGATATGCTTTAACATACATGCACTAGCAGATATGCTGTGAGACACATATGCCTACATGTACATTCTTTAGCACTTTGGcaaataatgatttatgcatttacACTGTACAAGTATGTTAAAGCTGATATGATTTTACTAAATTTACCATGAGtcatttcaaatatcatttgttaACTCTTGACCACCTTTCTTcccaaaacaatatttttagataCTTAGATGATGGCACATTTCACAGGTGATGTACAGAGTTTCCTCATAAAAATTTTGATAGTCCATATTAAAACACTCAACTTTAATCATTGCTAACTACTGTGAGGTTTGACTTTCAAAACGATTACCCATCTGTCCCATAAATACAGTAGGGTAACCtttaaatgtgacatttatCTTACAGTAAGGTTTTATGCTTCGAATATGCAAAACGAAGCATACGGAATTGGAAATATTCTAATTGCTTTGTTGAAGCATATCTGCTAGAAGAAGCAGagcaaaaacattatttcaccagatataattaaacatattttgtgaattgCGTCTTTAGCACCATCTTCAGCAAGAAAGAACTCAAGCTATTACAGAAGTTATCAAAACTCCCAGACACCGCCTACAGACCAAAATGgttaaatatcatgttttgaaatttacaacaataaaacagtcaaacatttagaattttttaTGTCCGTCTCACACAATATGGTCATACAatttcgaaataaataaaaggcCATAACTTGTAAGACACAGTGAAATGTCACCGATACCGCAGGTGCACAACAATCCTGTGGTCTTTCATGTGAGCAGGTGCTTTACTTTTTGAGCAACATACAATTTGTCCACACACAATTTACCAGACCATCTTTTAAtgtcaagggcaataactcttgttAACAAAGTGAAATGTCAAACAAATCGTAGCTGCATAATTTCAGATGTTGACCAACACTCCTGGGAAGATTCATGAGTGTATGTGCAATACTTCTGGAGCTACAGgcgacaaaatatttttcatattccTTTTGACTActtcaataacaataatttttgtTAGACGTAAAAAGCCAACTTAAATTGCAAGTTTCAATTTCTAATGCAGACCAACATTCCTACAAAGTTTCATGTATGTAGGTGTTAAATTACTGGAGATACATGTCACAAGATCTTACTTCATGCAACAAATTTTCAGACCAGTTTTtaataagtcaagggccataactctggtttaaaAAGGTGCACTGTCAAAAAGCCAGCAGGTGCACAATATCCcatgctgaccaacattccAATCAAGTTTGTTGTGTGTAGATTCGTTACTAGAGTTACATGTGGAAAGGTTTTGTGATGTAATAGGACATATGCAACTCATATGTACACATGTAAGTATAATAAGAGTttccaaatcaaaatattgctgtaacatttattttacacagGTTATGGCAGACATGAGAAGCTATGGTTCATATATTCAATAGACAGTCAGTTAGCAGACCCTAGCCTTACTGTCAGGATTTGTTATTCCCCTACTcaaggataaataaataatatcatctTTCACATTAATAATTTTCACATAACTGGTTTTATAACTTATGCAACACTCTGACAGTCACACTTaataaaagataacatttttttcttacaaataagtattttgtttataatgcaCATCTAATAATTTCCTTAACAGTGTTCCTTTGCTCAAAATAGCTTATAATACCAGTTATCCTTATGAACATGTGTATATACTTATTGATTGTGATAAGGACACCATTTATCAAAGATGGGACTATTATTACTCCACAAAAATGGGATAAAACTGATAACTTCCAACGCTGCTAATTTCATTTTCTCAGGTTCTGACacttaaacttatttattgtaATCAGAGCTTCCTTAAACCAAAATTGGTAAGGCCAAACTGCCAAAACTGGCTAAACCTTCTAAAACTGTTGAATACCAACACAGCTATATCCACTTACTCAGGTTCTGACACTTGACCGTCATAGAGTCGAAAGGCAGAAGAAGGTAATCACAAGCTTCTCGGAGCTCCTGAACAGTAATGTTTGGCGGACATCGAATCACCCCGTCTCGGTAGAAATCCtgaaaaagtattcaaaaagcTATAAATTGAAAATCCTATTTATAAAGTCTATATTTTTCAATGCATAACCCAGGATATCACAACTCTAACATGAATGATGCAACACCATTGGTCAATGACTGGTTGAcaccatatttttccatattgagTAACTTATCTTTATATCATACCAAAATGGCATCCTTATTTCGATgcataaatgaaacatttatcaatttaaacagGTTGTCCACGTGATACATAAACTACAGTGGTAAGAATGTGACCCAATATAGGATATACGGGGCACAGGAAACAATATTCAGGTTCGAGCTTCACTCTCAGAGAGCTA
The DNA window shown above is from Mya arenaria isolate MELC-2E11 chromosome 6, ASM2691426v1 and carries:
- the LOC128237539 gene encoding BTB/POZ domain-containing protein 10-like → MASRHRRHRRHEEYDTYSSDDEYYSEFDERRKACIKIPSSLGAPRRKPCLVNRARSASFEHSSNDDGDVSCVSSVCSTPGRSRRSSRNQDSIDGTCDYDPDMDGEDGKIIIINNLGNPKGAVGGPRDTSSPRLADRITLLVDNKRFVVDPEIFRQHPDTMLGRMFTSSLEHNFTRPNERGEYEVAEGLSASVFRAILDFYRDGVIRCPPNITVQELREACDYLLLPFDSMTVKCQNLRSLLHELSNEGARQQFHLFLEEMIMPQMCACAQRGDRECHIVVLCDDDIVDWDEEYPPQMGDDNPQIIYSGNMHRFFKYIENREVAKQVLKDRGLKKIKIGIEGYPTYKEKIRRRRGGRPEVIYNYVQRPFLRMSWEKEEAKSRHVDFQCVKSKSITNLAEASTDPTFELPPLTPAVVQHQGADGSMQVIPPQPSPSEPYVDINLLQEGDVE